In a genomic window of Dyadobacter fermentans DSM 18053:
- a CDS encoding GNAT family N-acetyltransferase has protein sequence MQVDITKTSLDEIRDFRTMFLHENHFQFVCNKCHDYGWADTWLFRTGNVRIGYGAVWGTDRRQDRDTIFEFYLLPPFRKYASTVFEAFQQACKAIWIEAQSNDVMLSTMLHRFCEHSFAEAILFEDQFQTAFEIPGAIFRKRSEHDPMDGDDSDYVIDMDGEIVASGGLMLNYNIPYADIYMQTKEQYRERGFATYIVQELKRTAYKMGRVPAARCNIGNRISQATLEKAGFRVCGFRLKGAIRVVED, from the coding sequence ATGCAAGTCGACATTACTAAAACCTCACTGGACGAAATCAGGGATTTTCGCACGATGTTCCTGCATGAAAACCATTTTCAGTTCGTCTGCAACAAGTGCCACGACTACGGCTGGGCCGACACCTGGCTGTTCAGGACCGGGAATGTCCGGATCGGCTACGGTGCCGTTTGGGGAACCGATCGGCGCCAGGACCGCGACACGATTTTCGAATTCTACCTGCTTCCGCCGTTCCGGAAATATGCCAGCACGGTTTTCGAAGCATTCCAGCAGGCATGCAAGGCGATATGGATCGAGGCGCAGAGCAACGACGTCATGCTATCGACAATGCTGCACCGTTTCTGCGAGCATTCATTCGCGGAAGCCATTCTGTTCGAAGACCAGTTCCAAACCGCATTCGAAATTCCCGGCGCGATATTCCGCAAGCGCTCCGAACACGACCCGATGGATGGCGACGACAGCGATTATGTGATCGATATGGACGGCGAAATCGTGGCGAGCGGCGGGCTGATGCTGAATTACAACATTCCTTATGCCGACATTTACATGCAAACCAAGGAGCAGTACCGCGAGCGCGGCTTTGCGACCTACATTGTGCAGGAACTGAAACGGACGGCGTACAAAATGGGGCGCGTGCCGGCGGCCCGCTGCAATATCGGCAACCGCATTTCGCAGGCCACCCTCGAAAAGGCGGGGTTCCGGGTGTGCGGGTTCCGGCTCAAAGGCGCTATCCGTGTGGTGGAGGACTAG
- a CDS encoding glycoside hydrolase family 95 protein — translation MKPIIQTVTLFALMIFKCHAQAPGPLTLWYEQPARQWEEALPIGNGALAAMIFGGVETEQIQFNEETLWTGEPRSYAHKGASAYLEQIRRLLNEGKQKEAEALANEQFMSQPMRQMAYQAFGDVYLDFPGHVQHRAYHRELDLRAATVKSSYESGGVRYTREAFASYPAKAIYYHINSSQKSKLDFTVRMSTIHAKPKVNAEKNTIELEVQVENGALHGLARLKLLTDGKLKTADGKIEVTGATSATIVLSAATNYINYKNVNGDPRAKVTAALQNAPDDYKKAASGHLADYQKLFNRFALDLPASKGSALPTDQRLSQFKHNPDDPALLALYVQFARYLLITSSRPGTHPANLQGKWNHKLNPSWDSKYTVNINTEMNYWPAELTNLSECHQPLFQMVKEVSETGAEVAKEHYNANGWVLHHNTDVWRGAAPINASNHGIWVTGGAWLSLHLWEHYRFTEDKAFLQNTAYPLMKGAAQFFLDFLVKDPKTGHLVSSPSNSPENGGLVAGPTMDHQIIRALFKACAETAGILKTDAVFAQKLTETAKQIAPNQIGRHGQLQEWMTDIDDTTNHHRHVSHLWGVYPGEEITPTGTPDLLKAAIKSLEYRGDDGTGWSLAWKINYWARFLDGEHAYTMIRKLFNPVFESGRKMSGGGSYPNLFDAHPPFQIDGNFGGASGILETLVQSHLGEINLLPALPKALPDGRVSGLCARGGFEMDMDWKNGKLTGLSIRSKAGNECKVRYGAQVISIPTEKGKTYRFGPDLKVLK, via the coding sequence ATGAAGCCTATTATTCAGACCGTTACCTTATTTGCACTCATGATTTTTAAATGCCACGCACAGGCCCCGGGCCCGTTGACGCTCTGGTACGAGCAGCCTGCCCGGCAATGGGAAGAGGCGCTCCCCATCGGAAACGGCGCATTGGCGGCGATGATTTTCGGAGGCGTAGAAACGGAGCAGATCCAGTTTAACGAAGAAACGCTGTGGACGGGCGAACCGAGAAGCTACGCGCACAAGGGCGCATCGGCATACCTGGAACAGATCCGCCGGCTGCTGAACGAGGGCAAACAGAAAGAAGCAGAAGCGCTGGCCAACGAGCAATTCATGAGCCAGCCCATGCGGCAAATGGCTTATCAGGCTTTTGGTGATGTGTATTTAGATTTTCCCGGCCATGTTCAGCATCGCGCATATCACCGTGAACTCGACCTCCGTGCGGCCACTGTAAAAAGCAGCTACGAGTCCGGCGGCGTGCGCTACACGCGCGAAGCATTTGCGAGTTATCCGGCCAAGGCGATCTACTATCATATCAACAGTTCCCAAAAAAGTAAGCTGGATTTCACCGTGCGCATGTCGACCATACACGCGAAACCGAAAGTGAATGCCGAGAAAAACACCATCGAGCTGGAAGTTCAGGTCGAAAACGGGGCGCTCCACGGGCTGGCCCGATTGAAATTACTAACCGACGGAAAATTGAAAACAGCCGACGGAAAAATAGAAGTTACCGGCGCCACCTCGGCGACAATTGTGCTCTCGGCAGCGACGAACTATATCAATTACAAAAATGTAAACGGAGATCCGCGCGCCAAGGTAACGGCCGCATTGCAAAACGCACCGGACGATTACAAGAAGGCCGCCAGCGGTCATTTGGCTGATTATCAGAAACTCTTCAACCGTTTCGCCCTGGATTTGCCTGCCAGCAAAGGCTCGGCACTTCCTACCGACCAGCGCCTGAGCCAATTCAAACACAATCCGGATGATCCGGCATTGCTTGCATTATATGTACAGTTTGCACGCTACCTGCTCATTACGAGCAGCCGTCCGGGAACGCATCCGGCCAACTTGCAGGGCAAATGGAACCATAAGCTCAATCCGTCGTGGGATAGTAAGTACACCGTCAATATCAATACCGAAATGAACTACTGGCCCGCGGAGCTTACCAACCTCAGCGAATGCCATCAGCCTTTGTTTCAAATGGTAAAAGAGGTTTCCGAAACCGGTGCCGAAGTGGCCAAAGAACATTATAATGCAAACGGCTGGGTTTTACACCACAATACCGACGTGTGGCGTGGTGCGGCGCCGATCAATGCGTCCAACCACGGCATTTGGGTGACGGGCGGTGCCTGGCTGAGCCTGCATTTGTGGGAGCATTACCGGTTTACGGAGGATAAGGCATTTCTTCAAAACACCGCCTACCCGCTCATGAAAGGCGCAGCGCAGTTTTTCCTCGACTTTCTCGTGAAAGACCCGAAAACCGGACACCTGGTGAGCTCGCCGTCCAATTCGCCGGAAAACGGCGGCCTGGTGGCCGGCCCGACGATGGACCACCAGATCATCCGGGCGTTGTTCAAGGCTTGCGCCGAGACGGCCGGCATTTTGAAAACCGATGCCGTATTTGCCCAAAAACTTACCGAAACCGCCAAACAAATCGCCCCGAACCAGATTGGCCGCCACGGTCAGTTGCAGGAATGGATGACGGACATCGACGACACTACGAACCATCACCGCCACGTGTCGCATTTGTGGGGCGTGTACCCGGGCGAAGAAATCACACCCACCGGCACGCCCGACCTGCTGAAAGCCGCCATCAAATCCCTTGAATACCGCGGCGACGACGGCACCGGATGGAGCCTGGCCTGGAAAATCAATTACTGGGCACGGTTTCTGGACGGCGAGCATGCCTACACGATGATCCGCAAGCTTTTCAACCCCGTGTTTGAATCCGGCCGTAAAATGAGCGGCGGCGGCTCCTACCCCAACCTCTTCGACGCTCACCCGCCATTCCAGATCGATGGGAATTTCGGCGGTGCATCAGGCATTCTCGAAACGCTGGTGCAGAGCCATCTGGGCGAGATCAACCTCCTGCCCGCATTGCCCAAGGCATTGCCCGACGGCCGAGTGAGCGGATTGTGCGCACGGGGAGGCTTCGAGATGGACATGGATTGGAAAAACGGCAAGCTCACCGGGCTGAGCATCCGATCCAAGGCCGGCAACGAATGCAAGGTGCGCTACGGAGCCCAGGTAATTTCCATCCCGACGGAGAAAGGTAAAACCTATCGTTTCGGGCCGGATTTGAAGGTTTTGAAATAA
- a CDS encoding DinB family protein: METNNTAQEITATTYIISADALLEHWQGHRRLSRKVIEAFPEDQFYTFSIGGMRTYAELTMEMIGLAAPGIRGIAFGDWTFSEPVLDYSTPAPATKPEVLNLWDLITEYINNVWPQIPPQRFQEVEAAFGMYEDKIVGTVQYLIDNEIHHRAQGYVYLRALGVEPPAFWDRQ; encoded by the coding sequence ATGGAAACTAACAACACCGCACAGGAGATCACAGCCACCACGTACATTATCAGCGCCGATGCATTACTGGAACATTGGCAAGGCCACCGCAGGCTCAGCCGGAAGGTTATTGAGGCATTTCCTGAGGATCAGTTTTATACTTTTTCGATCGGCGGCATGCGTACTTACGCCGAGCTTACGATGGAAATGATCGGTCTGGCGGCTCCCGGCATCCGCGGTATCGCATTCGGCGACTGGACTTTCAGCGAGCCGGTACTCGACTACTCGACGCCCGCCCCGGCCACCAAACCCGAAGTGCTCAACCTGTGGGACCTTATTACGGAATACATCAACAACGTGTGGCCGCAAATCCCGCCACAACGCTTCCAGGAAGTAGAAGCTGCCTTTGGCATGTATGAAGACAAGATCGTCGGAACAGTCCAGTACCTGATCGACAATGAAATTCACCACCGTGCGCAAGGCTACGTGTACCTGCGCGCCCTGGGCGTGGAGCCACCGGCTTTCTGGGATCGCCAATAG
- a CDS encoding MFS transporter, with protein sequence MKTFYAVLANSLAAALTNTFVWFAVTFWVYLETKSVLATSVMAGVYLATVAVSGFFLGSIVDRYRKKTSMTISATITLALYIVALIIYVTTPEAVFKDDSSINLWLFITLCLFGAITGNIRTIALSTVVTILIEEDHRDKANGMVGTANGVSFLVASIFSGLVIGYLGVLWMMVLAVALSVLVLIHLLTIDIPEKEIVHTDSGTEHIDIRGTIAAVGMVPGLFGLIFFNTFNNFLGGVFMSLMDAYGLSLVSVQAWGILWGILSLGFIVGGLVVAKRGLGKMPLKTLFVANIIMWAICIVFPIQASIILLGVGMFVYLCLIPVVEATEQTILQKVIPPERQGRVFGFAQSIEQAASPITAFLIGPIAKFIFIPFMTTGAGVRLIGDWFGIGTARGLALLFIVTGILGLIVTLVAMQSAAYKRLSLIYKKPSPEYDTDSVPVQEQA encoded by the coding sequence ATGAAAACCTTTTATGCGGTCCTCGCCAACTCGCTCGCGGCCGCGCTCACCAATACATTTGTCTGGTTCGCCGTCACGTTCTGGGTGTATCTCGAAACCAAAAGCGTGCTCGCTACTTCCGTGATGGCAGGCGTTTATCTGGCAACGGTGGCGGTTTCCGGCTTTTTCCTGGGTTCAATAGTGGACCGTTACCGGAAGAAAACATCTATGACGATCTCAGCCACGATCACACTGGCGCTCTACATTGTCGCACTCATCATCTACGTCACCACGCCCGAAGCTGTTTTCAAGGACGATTCGAGCATTAACCTGTGGCTTTTTATTACACTCTGCCTGTTTGGGGCCATTACCGGAAATATCCGCACCATCGCACTATCGACCGTCGTGACGATCCTCATCGAAGAAGATCACCGTGACAAGGCCAATGGGATGGTCGGAACAGCGAATGGCGTTTCGTTCCTCGTCGCGTCCATTTTCAGCGGTCTGGTGATCGGCTATCTGGGTGTGCTGTGGATGATGGTGCTGGCGGTCGCACTTAGCGTGCTGGTGCTCATTCACCTGCTTACGATCGACATCCCGGAGAAAGAAATCGTCCATACCGATTCGGGTACCGAGCATATCGACATTCGCGGCACTATTGCCGCCGTGGGCATGGTGCCGGGCCTTTTCGGGTTGATTTTTTTCAATACATTCAACAACTTCCTGGGCGGTGTATTTATGTCGCTGATGGACGCCTACGGACTTTCGCTCGTGTCGGTGCAGGCGTGGGGCATACTTTGGGGCATTCTGAGCCTTGGGTTTATCGTCGGCGGATTGGTCGTTGCGAAACGCGGGCTGGGCAAGATGCCGTTGAAAACCCTCTTCGTGGCCAATATTATCATGTGGGCGATCTGCATCGTCTTCCCGATCCAGGCATCGATTATCCTGCTCGGCGTCGGTATGTTCGTGTACCTTTGCCTCATACCCGTCGTAGAAGCTACCGAGCAAACCATTTTACAGAAAGTCATCCCACCCGAGCGGCAAGGCCGTGTCTTTGGATTTGCACAAAGCATTGAACAGGCCGCTTCGCCCATTACTGCATTTCTGATAGGTCCCATTGCCAAGTTCATATTTATTCCTTTTATGACCACCGGCGCCGGCGTGCGGCTCATTGGCGACTGGTTCGGCATCGGTACAGCCCGCGGACTGGCGCTGCTCTTTATCGTCACGGGCATCCTGGGATTGATCGTCACACTCGTAGCCATGCAGTCGGCCGCTTACAAAAGGCTGTCGCTGATCTACAAAAAGCCTTCGCCGGAGTACGACACCGATAGCGTACCCGTGCAGGAGCAGGCCTGA
- a CDS encoding VOC family protein: MLGQTKAFSGYSVDDLKKAEKFYGEILGIEVSQQNEMPVLHLKIHGGHDVILYEKPNHQPATFTVLNFPVDNVEETVKALKSKGVQFESYDFPGLKTDDDNIMRGNGPTIAWFTDPAGNILSVVQVEN; the protein is encoded by the coding sequence ATGTTAGGACAAACCAAGGCATTCAGCGGCTACTCGGTCGACGACCTCAAAAAGGCTGAAAAATTCTATGGTGAAATACTCGGGATCGAGGTTTCGCAGCAAAATGAAATGCCGGTGCTCCATTTGAAAATCCACGGAGGCCATGATGTGATTTTGTATGAAAAACCCAATCACCAGCCGGCGACATTTACGGTGCTCAACTTTCCCGTCGACAATGTGGAAGAAACTGTAAAAGCGCTCAAATCCAAAGGAGTACAATTTGAAAGCTACGACTTCCCCGGCCTGAAAACCGACGACGACAATATCATGCGCGGCAATGGCCCCACCATTGCCTGGTTCACCGACCCCGCAGGCAACATCCTGTCGGTCGTTCAGGTGGAAAACTGA
- a CDS encoding DinB family protein → MENVKSSRMYGIIGLYDLQTPFFAFVTENISEEDVQKRLDTKANHIGWLAGALVEQRFNLARQLGRNEHQQADELFKDFKGIQDDAKYPSISSYQEDWDKITPLLRDALSNISDEELERRIEMGPDFSMSLYELITFSIYREANIIGQIALWRRLLGYPGMRYM, encoded by the coding sequence ATGGAAAATGTCAAAAGCAGCAGAATGTACGGCATTATCGGCCTCTACGATCTGCAAACACCGTTTTTCGCATTTGTGACGGAGAACATCAGCGAGGAAGACGTTCAAAAACGCCTCGATACCAAGGCCAACCACATCGGATGGCTGGCCGGCGCGCTGGTAGAACAGCGTTTCAACCTTGCGCGGCAGCTGGGCCGGAACGAACATCAGCAGGCCGACGAGCTTTTCAAAGACTTCAAGGGCATTCAGGACGATGCGAAATACCCGTCGATTTCGTCATACCAGGAAGATTGGGACAAAATTACGCCGCTCCTGAGAGACGCGCTGAGCAACATCAGCGACGAGGAACTGGAAAGGCGGATCGAGATGGGGCCCGATTTCTCGATGTCGCTGTACGAGCTGATCACATTCTCCATTTACCGCGAAGCGAATATCATCGGTCAAATCGCGCTCTGGCGCAGGTTACTGGGCTATCCGGGCATGCGATATATGTAA
- a CDS encoding secondary thiamine-phosphate synthase enzyme YjbQ, with protein MKMFQQGIQLKARSRGFHLITGEILHALPSISEIKAGMCQVFIQHTSASLTINENADPTVRMDFEMYFNKSVPENDPDYRHDYEGSDDMPAHLKSSLLGCSVMIPVRNGRLALGTWQGIYLCEHRDYGGPRSLMITAWGI; from the coding sequence ATGAAAATGTTCCAGCAAGGCATTCAGCTCAAAGCGAGAAGCCGCGGCTTTCACCTGATTACCGGCGAAATCCTGCATGCATTACCATCGATCAGCGAAATTAAAGCCGGAATGTGCCAGGTATTTATCCAGCACACTTCGGCTTCGCTGACGATTAACGAGAATGCAGATCCCACCGTCCGCATGGATTTTGAAATGTACTTCAACAAGTCCGTCCCCGAAAACGACCCGGATTACCGGCACGACTACGAGGGCTCGGACGACATGCCTGCTCACCTGAAATCGTCCCTGCTCGGATGCTCGGTAATGATACCGGTTCGCAACGGCCGCCTGGCGCTCGGAACCTGGCAGGGCATTTACCTCTGCGAGCACCGCGACTACGGCGGGCCGAGGAGTTTGATGATTACCGCGTGGGGTATTTAA
- a CDS encoding adenylosuccinate synthetase, with amino-acid sequence MRTAHIVLGMGYGDEGKGVFSDYLAATLHRPVVIRFNGGHQCGHTVLHPGGHRHVFSNFGAGSFRAAPTFISPFCTIDPTGIVREFRALQRLGTTPVLYIDPLAMVTTPFDKFYNINDRANLAHGTVGVGFGATVERNQGPYKLYARDLFHPGIFTRKLDAVRDYYRNRMKARGLECCLEALELEIMRVDQFLLDVKQARDVVRLLPEAQLFGMGFENCIFEGGQGILLDMDCGMFPHVTRSNTTSKNAFEMLRRNDQRADTTVHYLTRAYQTRHGNGWMSTENHPVALLNNEQETNGPGGHQGEFRTGILDRDMLKYALDCDSIFCEGRHSQSVKKQMVVSCLDQLTNYQYLSDEVVETAPDLDSFLQQVSLCDHLMINDSPASKTVRRWW; translated from the coding sequence ATGCGGACTGCCCATATCGTGCTTGGAATGGGTTATGGCGATGAAGGAAAGGGCGTATTCTCCGATTATCTCGCCGCGACGCTGCACCGGCCCGTCGTGATCCGCTTCAATGGCGGACATCAATGCGGCCACACGGTGCTCCACCCGGGCGGGCACCGGCACGTATTTTCCAACTTCGGCGCAGGCTCATTCCGCGCCGCGCCCACGTTCATTTCCCCGTTTTGTACCATTGATCCGACGGGGATTGTGAGGGAATTCAGGGCATTGCAGCGCTTAGGGACGACTCCGGTGTTATATATTGACCCACTGGCGATGGTAACAACGCCGTTTGATAAATTTTACAACATCAACGACCGTGCTAACCTCGCTCACGGCACGGTAGGCGTGGGCTTCGGCGCAACGGTGGAACGCAACCAGGGCCCTTATAAACTTTACGCCCGCGACTTGTTCCATCCCGGCATTTTCACGCGCAAACTGGATGCCGTGCGCGATTATTACCGCAACCGGATGAAAGCCCGCGGATTGGAATGCTGCCTCGAAGCGCTGGAACTGGAAATCATGCGTGTAGACCAGTTTCTGCTGGATGTGAAGCAGGCCCGTGACGTTGTCAGGTTGCTACCGGAAGCACAGCTGTTTGGAATGGGTTTTGAAAACTGCATTTTCGAGGGCGGACAGGGCATTTTACTGGATATGGATTGCGGGATGTTTCCCCATGTAACCCGCTCGAATACCACCAGCAAAAATGCATTCGAAATGCTCCGCCGCAACGACCAGCGGGCGGACACGACGGTGCATTACCTCACAAGAGCCTACCAAACCCGCCACGGAAATGGCTGGATGTCAACCGAAAATCATCCGGTGGCGCTGCTTAACAATGAGCAGGAAACCAATGGGCCCGGCGGCCATCAGGGAGAATTCAGGACGGGCATTCTGGACAGGGATATGCTAAAGTATGCGCTGGACTGCGATTCCATTTTTTGCGAAGGCCGCCATTCCCAAAGCGTGAAAAAGCAAATGGTCGTTTCGTGCCTTGATCAGCTGACCAACTACCAATATCTTTCCGACGAGGTCGTCGAAACGGCTCCGGATTTGGACTCGTTTCTGCAACAGGTTTCGCTTTGTGACCATTTGATGATCAATGATAGTCCGGCGTCGAAGACTGTAAGGCGTTGGTGGTGA
- a CDS encoding DoxX family protein, producing MKKTRMIFWVVTGLLAAMLGIGSVYDAISAPEAVEHVTRIGYPAYIVPFVGVAKILGLIAILVPGYPRLKEWAYAGIFYDLFGAFYSHIAFGDGPEMWAGFIIGFAMLFTSYIYYHKLQRQTFATA from the coding sequence ATGAAAAAAACAAGGATGATCTTCTGGGTTGTGACAGGCCTGCTGGCGGCCATGCTCGGCATCGGCTCCGTGTACGACGCTATTTCGGCGCCGGAAGCAGTCGAGCATGTAACACGCATCGGGTACCCGGCTTACATCGTACCGTTTGTGGGCGTAGCTAAGATTCTGGGCCTCATTGCCATCCTGGTTCCGGGCTATCCGAGATTGAAGGAATGGGCCTACGCCGGCATTTTTTACGATTTGTTCGGGGCTTTTTACTCTCACATCGCGTTCGGCGACGGTCCCGAAATGTGGGCCGGCTTCATCATCGGCTTTGCGATGCTGTTCACTTCTTACATCTATTACCACAAACTGCAACGACAAACATTCGCCACCGCTTAG
- a CDS encoding DinB family protein, with protein MDRTQLLDALDQTERDFSTLLAAFQPAQVNVVPFEGSWTAGQVAEHILMAESGIPETLLGSTTETQRPVGQYVPVIESIFLDFSAKYEAPEFIIPSDGPHNQQELLEAFTAERAEIRRIAAEEDLSLTCTDFEFPQIALLTRWEWLQFVLCHSIRHTRQLRNIFEKVTAQEEAL; from the coding sequence ATGGACAGAACCCAACTTCTGGACGCCCTTGACCAAACCGAACGGGATTTCAGCACCCTGCTTGCGGCTTTTCAGCCCGCGCAGGTAAATGTGGTGCCATTTGAAGGCAGCTGGACAGCCGGACAGGTGGCCGAGCACATTCTCATGGCCGAATCCGGCATTCCCGAAACGTTGCTGGGCTCCACCACCGAAACGCAGCGGCCCGTGGGCCAGTATGTGCCGGTGATCGAATCGATATTCCTGGATTTTTCGGCAAAATATGAGGCGCCTGAGTTCATAATACCGTCGGACGGCCCGCATAACCAGCAGGAATTGCTGGAAGCGTTCACGGCCGAGCGTGCGGAGATCCGCCGCATTGCCGCCGAAGAGGATCTGTCGCTCACCTGCACGGATTTCGAATTTCCGCAAATCGCCTTGCTCACGCGTTGGGAATGGCTGCAATTTGTGCTCTGTCATTCGATCCGGCACACGCGGCAGCTGCGTAATATTTTCGAAAAAGTTACCGCACAGGAGGAAGCATTGTAG
- a CDS encoding TlpA family protein disulfide reductase — protein MFRKLFFLFLLLAASNGFAQTAAGTKKIAPFQIRLVNGQQYTSSQLAAGPVVLIYFSPDCEHCQDFTKDLLKNYSVVANKQVVMVTFQSMDMLKPFVSQHSLGTYPNFKVGTEGTSYLVQRYYQIRSFPYIAIYDKKGNLVRTFEGEQPHSEIFKAMKQI, from the coding sequence ATGTTCCGTAAGTTATTCTTCTTGTTTCTGCTGCTGGCCGCCTCGAATGGCTTTGCCCAAACGGCCGCCGGCACTAAAAAAATAGCGCCGTTTCAGATCAGGCTTGTGAACGGGCAGCAATACACCTCGTCGCAGCTCGCGGCCGGGCCGGTGGTGCTCATTTACTTTTCGCCGGATTGTGAGCATTGCCAGGATTTCACGAAAGACCTGCTCAAAAATTACAGCGTAGTCGCCAACAAGCAGGTGGTTATGGTCACTTTTCAATCCATGGACATGTTGAAGCCGTTCGTGAGCCAGCACAGCCTCGGCACCTATCCCAATTTCAAGGTCGGCACCGAAGGGACCTCCTACCTTGTGCAGCGCTACTACCAGATCCGCTCATTTCCTTACATCGCCATTTATGATAAAAAGGGTAATCTCGTGCGGACATTTGAAGGCGAGCAGCCTCATTCGGAGATTTTTAAGGCCATGAAGCAAATCTGA
- a CDS encoding mandelate racemase/muconate lactonizing enzyme family protein: MTFENPDHFSRREFARRAGILAAAGILAPENPVPNPSPQPPVKKITIKNVSSNFEREPLNPYRFKGSAITDSWQAIAMLESGSGLRKVGLGTQGVLWSDSKVFAAHSESAGNALMYAMSEQALQMIKGTTFQDPVQLLDDILPEVLAYGKKITGNADLRKTFALNALVCVDNAAWLLYAQENGMVQFDEMIPAAYRPGLSYRHEKVASIPSFAVGTTAERIRQAADEGYFILKLKTGAAGTQQEMIEKDIAFLTAVHKAIGHYETPYTQNGKIPYYFDANGRYEKKETLLRFLDHAKKIGAFDQIAVIEEPFEESNEAFVGDLGVRVAADESAHTVEDAAHRIELGYSAIAVKAIAKTLSMTMKITQLAYEKKVPCFCADLTVNPILVDWNKNVAARLQPFPGMSVGLQETNGHQYYKNWDKLMTFHPMADGSWTKTQKGVYLTDQSFYSKSGGILAPSPHYEALFNA, from the coding sequence ATGACCTTCGAAAATCCTGATCATTTCTCCCGCCGGGAATTTGCACGCCGCGCCGGCATACTGGCTGCCGCCGGCATTCTCGCGCCCGAAAATCCTGTTCCTAACCCATCGCCGCAGCCGCCCGTGAAAAAGATCACTATCAAGAACGTAAGCTCCAATTTTGAAAGGGAGCCGCTGAATCCTTATCGTTTTAAAGGCAGCGCCATTACCGACAGCTGGCAGGCCATTGCCATGCTGGAATCCGGGTCGGGGCTCCGAAAGGTTGGGCTGGGGACGCAGGGCGTGTTGTGGTCGGATTCGAAGGTATTCGCCGCACATTCCGAAAGCGCTGGTAATGCATTGATGTATGCGATGAGCGAACAGGCGTTACAGATGATCAAAGGGACGACGTTCCAGGACCCTGTGCAGCTGCTGGACGACATTTTGCCGGAAGTACTCGCCTATGGCAAGAAGATTACCGGCAATGCCGATCTGCGCAAAACATTCGCTTTGAATGCCCTTGTGTGCGTCGACAATGCTGCTTGGTTGCTCTATGCGCAGGAAAACGGCATGGTGCAATTTGACGAAATGATCCCCGCCGCTTACCGGCCCGGACTTTCCTACCGCCATGAGAAGGTCGCGAGCATTCCGTCGTTTGCAGTGGGCACGACGGCCGAGCGCATCCGGCAAGCCGCGGACGAAGGATATTTTATATTGAAACTCAAAACAGGCGCGGCCGGCACGCAGCAGGAAATGATCGAAAAGGACATTGCTTTTCTGACGGCCGTTCATAAGGCGATCGGGCATTACGAAACGCCTTACACGCAAAATGGGAAGATCCCTTACTATTTCGATGCCAATGGCCGCTACGAAAAGAAAGAAACCCTGCTGCGCTTCCTCGATCATGCGAAAAAGATCGGCGCGTTCGATCAGATTGCGGTGATCGAGGAGCCTTTCGAGGAAAGTAACGAAGCCTTCGTAGGCGACCTGGGCGTGCGCGTGGCCGCGGACGAAAGTGCGCACACGGTCGAGGACGCTGCCCATCGCATTGAGCTCGGTTATTCGGCCATTGCCGTGAAGGCCATTGCCAAAACGCTGAGTATGACCATGAAAATCACACAGCTGGCTTACGAAAAAAAGGTGCCTTGCTTCTGTGCGGACCTGACCGTGAACCCGATTCTCGTGGATTGGAATAAAAACGTGGCCGCTCGCTTGCAGCCGTTCCCTGGCATGTCGGTAGGTTTGCAGGAAACGAACGGTCATCAGTATTACAAAAATTGGGATAAACTCATGACTTTCCATCCGATGGCGGACGGAAGCTGGACGAAAACGCAGAAGGGCGTTTACCTCACCGATCAGTCATTTTACAGCAAAAGCGGTGGTATTCTGGCTCCATCGCCGCATTATGAGGCATTATTCAATGCCTGA